The Deinococcus aerolatus DNA window CAAGAGGTGTCTTGCGGGGCTGCATGGCTTTCGGCACGAACAGCAGGTTCGAGGTGGACGGCGATACCCGCCGGCTGCTGACCGGCGTGAGTGAACATGCCAGCCGCGCGGTGGAACGCAGCGCCCATCTCGACGATTTGAAGCTGTCCCGTGAAGAGACCCTGCGGGCGCTGGGCCTGGCGCTGGAGTACCGGGATTACGAAACGAAGGGCCACACCGACCGTGTCGTGGGCTTGACCCAGCTGCTGGGTCAAGCCCTGGGCATTTCAGGTGATGACCTGGACGCCCTGCGCTGGGGCGCGTTCCTGCACGATACCGGCAAGGTTGCCATTCCCGACGCGATCCTGCTCAAGCCTGGCAAGCTCGCCCCGGAAGAGTGGGAGGTGATCAAGCGGCACCCAGGCATCGGGTACGAGATGCTGCATCACATTCCTTCCTTGCCCCCGACCACCCTGGAGGTGGTGCTATACCACCAGGAACGCTGGAATGGCAGCGGATACCCAAAAGGGTTGACAGGCGCGGACATTCCACTTGCTGCGCGGGTCTTCGCAGTGGTGGATGTCTACGACGCCCTGACCAGCGAGCGCCCTTATAAGCGGGCGTGGACCCACGAGGAAGCCGCCGCACAATTGCGCAGGGAGGCGGGCGTGCTGCTTGATGCACGGGTCGTCGAGACCTTCCTGGGCATCCTGAATCACAACTCCCGAATTAAGGATCCATCGCATGACCCACACTAAGTTCAGCTCCAGCTTTGCTCAGCAATCCCGCGTCACCATCACCGGTTCAGGGGAACGAACCCTGCTGTGCGCCCATGGGTTCTGTTCTCATCAGGGTATCTTCCGTCACCAGGTTCAGGAGTTTGGAGCCACTCACCGGGTTGTGACCTACGATCTGGCCGGGTTCGGCAACTCCGATCCAGCGCTGTGGCAGGCTGACCGGCACCACCACCTGGACGGGTACGCGGCGGACATGGTTCGGCTGATCGATGAACTCGACCTGCGGCACATCACCCTGCTGGGCGCGTCCATGAGCGCCATGATCGGTCTGCTTGCGTCATTGCAGCGGCCGGAACGGTTTGATGCCCTGGTGTTCATTGGGGCCAGCCCAAGGTATCTGAACGCGCCCACGTACCTGGGAGGCTTTAAGCAGGCCGATGTCAAGGCGTTCTATGGGCTGATTGACCGACAGGACGGCTGGCAGGACGCGATGACCGGCATGCTGCTCAATCAACCCGTGTCGCTGGCCCTCCAGGAGATTGCTGAGCGCGTTCAGGGCGTGCGGTCAGAAGTGGCGGGCGTGGTGGCGCGGGCCATCTTCGAATCAGATTACCGCGGCCTGCTGGACAGTGCCCGTCACCCGGTGCTGGTGACGCAAACCCGGGCGGACAGCGCAGTCCCGGTGGAAGTGGGCCAGTACCTGTCCCAGCGCCTGCCCGATGCAGAACTGGCCTTCCTACCGGGCGTGGGACACATCCCCAACTTTACGGAACCAGGAGCGTTTAACCGCGTGCTGCAAAACTTCCTGAACCGTTTGGCGATGCGTGAGCTGGCGCTCGCCTGAGGCTTGATCTCGGGATCCTGGAGTGCTGCAGCGTACTGTGTAGCAGAGCAAGACGAAGGGCCCCGCCGAATTCAAGAAATGAGAACATGATAGAAAATACATCCCCTGCCTCTGCCGAATTTACCCTGCTGCTCGACAGCCTGCCTTCCCCGTACTTCACGCTTGACGCCACCGGCAATATCACGGCGCTGAATCAACGCGCCGCGCAGCTGGTGGGGCGGGACAGGGAGACCCTGGTGGGGTGTCATCTGGAAACGGAGTTCCATCACCTGCTGGATGACGAGTGGTCCGTGGTCTGCGAGAAGGCCCTTCGTGAACAGCGGTCCCTGAGCCTCGAGCCGTACAACGCCTTTTTAGGGCGCTGGTTCAAGGTTACCCTCATCCCTGCGAACAGCGCGTTGATGGTTCACCTGCAGGACGTGACCAATGCTCGCCGGATGGAGCAGCTTCAGCAGGTCACCGCGGCCTTGCTCACGCCCAGGCGGGCGCAGCAGGTCATTGAGATCATGCTGACCCAGGCGGGGGCAGTCATGGGGGCGTCCATGACGGCGCTGATGCAGATCACTGCGGACGGCGAGCATCTGGAACGCGTGGCCGAATGGGGGTATACCCCCGAACTGCGCGCCCGGCTTAGCCGTGTTCCGCTTCACCTGAACATTCCTCCCACGGACGCAGCCCGGCACCATCAGCCTGTATTTGTGAGTGGTGATGAACGGGACTGGCAGTACCCGGATTCCGCGGAGGTCCATGCGCAGCGCACGCAGAGCGTCGCGGCACTTCCGCTGGTGGTCAACGAACAACTCTATGGGGTCCTGACCTTGAGCTTCAACGGGCCACGCCGCTTCGACGAGATGGAGCAGCACTTCATCCTTACCATGACGCAGCTGTGTGCTCAGGCGCTTGACCGTGTGCAAAGCCGGGAAGTCGTTGTGCAGGCGAATGAACGGCTCGCTTTTCTGGGGCAGGCCAGCACGCTTTTGTCCTCCTCCCTGAACCTGGAGGACACCCTGCAGCGTCTTGGAGAACTGACGGTGGAGACGCTGGCCGACTGGTGCACGGTCTTCTTGCCTGACGCGGTGGACGACTTGAAACTCCGAACGGCCGTTCATCGGGACCCGCAGCTGGTGGCCTCGCTGTCACAGATGCTCGAGGCCTACCCCCTCGACCGAGCCGCCCCGAATGGGATCTATCAGGTCTACCGCACAGGCCAGTCGGTCCTCACGGCCAGCGTTTCTCAGGCCGTGATTGACGCCCTTCCGGACGCGAAGAAACGTGAGCAGCTCCAGAACCTGGCGTTGCGCTCCATGTTGACCGTGCCGCTGGTGGCGCAGGGGCAGACCATCGGCGTGATGTGCCTGGCGTCCTCGCAGGCGGACCGCGCTTACACGCCAGAAGACCTGGAACTGGCAGAGGACCTCGCGCACCGGGCGGCAGCAACCATCGAGCACACCCGGCTGTACATGGCCGTCGTGGACAGCGAGGCCAGAATGTCCGGCATCATCAGTACGGTCTCCGATGCCGTGATCACCACGGGGGAAGACCAGCGGATCCTGGTGTTCAACGCGGCGGCTGAAGCCATGTTCCATCTTCCGGCTGTGGAGGCACTTGGCCAGCGGATGGACCGGTTTATTTCCGTCCGGTCTCGCGATCAGCATGCCCAGCTCATGCAGCAGTTCGCAGAGGCACGCACCTCGTCTCATGGCCTGCCGGGCGGGCGCATCACCCTGCAGGCCATGAGGGTAGACGGCTCTGAATTTCCTGTGGAAGCCACGATCTCTCAGGTGAACGTGAGAGGACAACAGCTCTTCACGGCAGTCTTCCGTGACGTGAGCGAACAGCACCAGGCTGAGCAGGCCCTGCGCGAAAGCGAGGCGCGCTTCCGCTCTACCTTTAACCAGGCGGCGATCGGCATCGCGCATGTCAGCCTGGAGGGCCGCTGGATGGGCGTGAATGACCGACTGTGCGACATCCTGAGATACACCCGCGAAGAGCTGACCGAGCTGACCTTCCAGAACGTCACCCATCCGGATGATCTGGATATCGATCTCACGAACGTACAGCGGCTCCTGACCGGTGAACTGCGCACCTATTCCCTGCACAAGCGGTATCTCCGCAAGGACGGGACGGAGGTGTGGGTGAATCTCACCGGCTCTCTGGTGCGTGACGCACAAGGTCAGCCTGCTTATTTCATTGCCGCAGTGGAAGACATCTCCGATATCAAACAAGCGGAGATGTCCCTGCGGCTCGCCCGCGACGAACTTGAACTCCGCGTCGAGGAGCGCACCGCTCAGCTGCAGGACCTCAGCATTCAGCTGCAGACCCAGGTGCAGGAACTGAAAAGCCACAACGAGGAAAGCCAGGTCCTCAGCGAGATGGGGGAAATGCTGCAGTCCTGCCTGAGCGCGGAGGAGGCGCAGCAGGTCGTGGCGAAGTACGCGGCGCAACTGTTCCCAGACGTGGCTGGTGCCCTGTATGACTTCGGCCCGTCCAGGAATGTGTTGGAGCAGGTGGCCGCCTGGAATGGTGCGTCTGGGAGCGACACGATCTTCGGTCCATCCGATTGCTGGGGCCTGCGCCGCGGCCGCGCTTTTGTCTCCGCCCAGGGGGAGCAGGGCCTGCGGGACTTACGTTGCCGGCACGTGCATGTCCTCGGCCCGGTCCTGTGCGTGCCGCTGCTCGCGCAGGGGGAAACCATTGGTCTGCTGCACCTGAGCGGCCAGGCGCCGTTCACGGCCCGGCATGAGCGCCTCGCGCAGACCACTGCTGAAGCGCTGGCCTCGGCGCTGGTCAACCTCCGCCTTCGGGAGACGCTGAAGCAACAGTCCATTCGCGACCCCCTGACCGGCATATTCAATCGCCGGTATCTGGAGGAGACCTTCGAACGGGAAGTCCGCCGGGCCCAGCGGTATGGGGTTCCCATGGGCCTGATCATGCTGGACGTCGATCACTTCAAGCGCGTCAATGACAACTATGGACACGAGGTTGGTGACATCCTGCTGCAGACCCTGGGCGGCCTGCTCAAGACCAACGTGCGGGGTGAGGATGTGGCCTGCCGCTACGGCGGTGAAGAGTTTGCCCTGCTGCTGCCTGGCGCTGACCTGCAGCAGACGGCTGCCCGTGCCGAACACATCCGTCAGGCGGTTGAGGACCTGAAAGTCAACTACCAGGGGCACCCGATCGGGATGGTCACTGTGTCCATGGGCGCGGCCGTCTACCCCCAGCATGGAACCCACCTGGCCCAGTTGATGCGCAATGCCGATTTCGCCCTCTATGCGGCCAAACGGGAGGGCCGTAACCGCGTCAACCTGGCGCAGCACGCCTGAGCGTGACCAGGACAACTGGATAGACCGTCAGCGCTTATTTTGAAGGAGCTCCCAGCATCTCAGAGAATGAGGCTCGCCAGGGTGCTCCAACCGTTAGCGACAGTCGCGAATGACGAATGTGTGCTTCCCCGCACGCTTGGCGTCATACATGGCCCGGTCTGCTGCCGCCAGCACTGCTTCGGCATCCATACCTGCTGCCGGCAGCACAAAGCCGAGACTCGCCTGCACCCGCACTTGAACACCCTGAAGCCGAACTGGACGTTCCAGCGCGTTCAGAAGCCGCTGCGCGAGCGAGTCCAGGGCGCAGCCTTCCATAGCCCGCACCAGGACCACGAACTCATCTCCTGCCAGCCGCGCCAACACGTCCCCTTTCCGGATGCACTGCTGCAGCCTGATGCTGACCTGCCGTAACACTTCATCTCCCGCTTCGTGACCGAAGGCGTCATTTACCGCCTTGAAATCATCGAGGTCGGCGAAGCCTACAGCGAAGAGGCGGCCGGATCCCAGATCACGGACGGCCGCCTGTAACGCCTGCATCAAGAACGAGCGGTTCCTCAGTCCGGTCAGGTCATCCGTGTGCACCTGATTTTCCAGTGTTCGCTGGAGCAGCACGCGCTGCGTCACGTCCGTCTGGATGCCCACGAAGTGTGTGAGGTGGCCCGCCACGTCCTGTACAGGCGCGAGGTTGAGCGCGTTCCAGAATGCCGTGCCGTCCTTGCGGTAATTCCGGATGATCACGTCAATCGCTTCGCCAGCGTTCAGCGCATGCCGGAGGCTCGCCTGGGTCTCAGGATTTGTGTCTTCTCCTTGCAGGAAGCGGCAGTTGCGTCCGAGGATCTCGCTGGATTGGTAACCCGTCAGTTGCTCGAAGGCTGAATTGCAGTACACGATCGGCTGGTCACCCTCGCTGCTGGTGATGACGATCCCGTTGGTCGCCGCGTTCACTGCGCGCATCAGCACTTCAGGAAGGTGTCCATGGTCTTTGAGCATGCCAGGCATTCTGCTCCTCTCGCCCACCGACGTCTTGACAGTCAGTCTTCAGATTCTGGGGTCACGGCATCAGGCGTAACCGAATGGCATGGGATCTCTGGATTGCAATACAGGGCTGCCATTCATCAGGGATCTGCAATACCGTTCCGCGACGCGGGAAACCGCATGTGGTCAGGTGATTGGAGCAAGCCGCTTCCTGCGGCCTGCCCGACATCCAAACGCTGGCCACCCGTCGGGTGAGGGAGAAGGAAGCACTCCTCGCCGCGATGACCCTGTCCTGGAGCAATAGGCTCACTGAAGGCGTTGTGAACAAGATCAGGTTGATCAAGCGTCAGATGTACGGGCATGGGTCATTTGAAACCCTTCGCCAACGTGTTTTGCTCGCGAGCTGCCCCGGTGGACGGAATCAGCGGCAGAACCGCAGAATCGGGGGAACCCCGAGCGCGTGGTCTCAGTCTAGTGCGGCACCTTGCTGCGCCGGCGGTCCGGATACCGGACCGCCGGCGCAGCGGACTGCTTGCACAGCACCGAGCGGTTGCGTCCCTGGCGTTTGGCCGTGTAAAGCGCCTGATCCGCCCGTTCGAGGGTGTCCTCGATGGCTTCCCCAGGAATGTAACGGCTGCCGCCCAGCGACGCGGTCACCCGCAGCGCGGGCTTGCCGTTGCTCACCTGCAACCCGGCCACCCGTGCCCGGATGCGCTCAGCGGCCTGCCGGGCGGCTTCCGAACTGCCCGGCGCGAACGCAAGCAGGAATTCCTCGCCCCCATAGCGCCCCACGAAATCGCCGTGCCGCAGGCTGCGCGCCACTTCCTGCCCGAGGGTCCGCAGCACCTCGTCACCGCAGTTGTGTCCATAGGTGTCATTCACCGTCTTGAAGTGGTCGATGTCAAGCAGGAAGACATAGAAGCTCTCGCCGCTGCTGTCATGCAGGGCCGTTTCCATTTTGTGGGTGAGTTCCTGCATGATCGCTCGCCGGTTGGGGAGCTGCGTGAGCGTGTCGTGCAGGACAAGTTGCTCCAGCTCTCTCATGGTTATTTCGAGCTGCGCGTTGCGTTCCTGGAGTTTCTGGCGCAGCCGGGTCATTTCATGACCGAGCAGACTGATCATGCCCATGACTCCGGTGTAGGCGAACACCACCACGACTTCGATCGGAAGGTGGACGCGTTCGGGATGCGTGACCAGCAGGGTGCCCAGGATGGTCAGGTACATCCCCACCATCAGGAGGGCGAGCATCAACACCTGCCGCAGCTGGAAGATGAACAGAGCGAACATCAGGGCCATGGTGCTGAGCAGCAAGAACGCCATGCGGGCCTGCGGATCTTGCAAGTGGAACATGATGTACGCATTGCACGCCAGGCCAGTGAGCACCTGCGGAGCGGTCATGGACGGATCCCGAAGCCGCAAGTTGCGCCCGCTGAGCAGCAACCACAACACGGTCGCGTTGACGCCCAGAATGACGATGATATAGGGGATCAGCGTCGAGGTTTCAATAACCCCCATCACTTCAAATCCAACGGCGACCAGCGCCGTGAAGACGTAGGTCAGGCTGCCCAGCAGCGTGCGCTGCAATCGCAACTTTTGAGCGGCCTGAAGGGAGCGTTGTCCTGTCGACATGTATACCTGAGGAGAAGTCTAGGCCACTCAATCTGACAGAAGCCTTGTACCGGTGCAGCTGCAGCCGCGTGAACACGTGTCCGGAGCTGCCCGGTACCTGCTGCGCATCGGTGGAGTCTGGCTCCCTTAGCAGCTGCTACTTTATGGTCAATGGCGTTCACGACGCAGTGCGGCATACAGAGGGCAGGATCTGGTCCTATGACGACTCCCGCTGCTGCATCACCGCCCACCCTTTTCTGACCTGTTGCCACAGCGGCTGACCCACGGCGGACGGCAGGAGGCGGAGGCAGGATGGTTCCAGAACGCCCAGCCGACCTGCTTGAGCACGTCGGAGCTGGGTTCCACCGACGCTTCCCCCTGAAGCGGGGCACCCCAGGGACCTGGATCGTGTTGTCCTGGCCTACGGCCTGCCAGTGGCCCTCCACCATGCCATATGCCCTCCGCACTTGCCCCACCAGGCGCGCTGACTCTGCGGGTCAAACCGGCCTTGCTATACCCGCCTCTGCCAGCGAGAAACGCAGCTGTTCGGCGGGTGTAGCAAGGCCCACCGTCACATTCACGCCACCTCCAGACGGCGCCTGTGCCCTGGGCCGGAATGGCCCGTGTGGGCGGCTGGTACCATGCAGCGCAGGACCCGGTGCCTTTGCCCGGCCAAGGAGCGGTCATGATTCGTACGCCTCTACCCCCCCCACCTGCAGCCCAGCTGCTGGACGTCAGGGCGGACTTTCCTCTGTTTGCCCACCGCCCGGAGCTGGTCTTTCTGGACTCAGCCGCCTCCAGTCAGAAGCCTGCCGCCGTCATTCAGGCGATGGCGGAGTTCTACGCCCACGACTACGCCAACATTCACCGGGGGGCCTACCGGCTGTCGGCCAGCGCCACAGACCGGTTTGAGGCTGTGCGCGACCGGGCCGCGCAGTTCTTCCACGCCC harbors:
- a CDS encoding GGDEF domain-containing protein encodes the protein MQRTLLGSLTYVFTALVAVGFEVMGVIETSTLIPYIIVILGVNATVLWLLLSGRNLRLRDPSMTAPQVLTGLACNAYIMFHLQDPQARMAFLLLSTMALMFALFIFQLRQVLMLALLMVGMYLTILGTLLVTHPERVHLPIEVVVVFAYTGVMGMISLLGHEMTRLRQKLQERNAQLEITMRELEQLVLHDTLTQLPNRRAIMQELTHKMETALHDSSGESFYVFLLDIDHFKTVNDTYGHNCGDEVLRTLGQEVARSLRHGDFVGRYGGEEFLLAFAPGSSEAARQAAERIRARVAGLQVSNGKPALRVTASLGGSRYIPGEAIEDTLERADQALYTAKRQGRNRSVLCKQSAAPAVRYPDRRRSKVPH
- a CDS encoding GGDEF domain-containing protein; this encodes MLKDHGHLPEVLMRAVNAATNGIVITSSEGDQPIVYCNSAFEQLTGYQSSEILGRNCRFLQGEDTNPETQASLRHALNAGEAIDVIIRNYRKDGTAFWNALNLAPVQDVAGHLTHFVGIQTDVTQRVLLQRTLENQVHTDDLTGLRNRSFLMQALQAAVRDLGSGRLFAVGFADLDDFKAVNDAFGHEAGDEVLRQVSIRLQQCIRKGDVLARLAGDEFVVLVRAMEGCALDSLAQRLLNALERPVRLQGVQVRVQASLGFVLPAAGMDAEAVLAAADRAMYDAKRAGKHTFVIRDCR
- a CDS encoding alpha/beta fold hydrolase, which translates into the protein MTHTKFSSSFAQQSRVTITGSGERTLLCAHGFCSHQGIFRHQVQEFGATHRVVTYDLAGFGNSDPALWQADRHHHLDGYAADMVRLIDELDLRHITLLGASMSAMIGLLASLQRPERFDALVFIGASPRYLNAPTYLGGFKQADVKAFYGLIDRQDGWQDAMTGMLLNQPVSLALQEIAERVQGVRSEVAGVVARAIFESDYRGLLDSARHPVLVTQTRADSAVPVEVGQYLSQRLPDAELAFLPGVGHIPNFTEPGAFNRVLQNFLNRLAMRELALA
- a CDS encoding diguanylate cyclase; this translates as MIENTSPASAEFTLLLDSLPSPYFTLDATGNITALNQRAAQLVGRDRETLVGCHLETEFHHLLDDEWSVVCEKALREQRSLSLEPYNAFLGRWFKVTLIPANSALMVHLQDVTNARRMEQLQQVTAALLTPRRAQQVIEIMLTQAGAVMGASMTALMQITADGEHLERVAEWGYTPELRARLSRVPLHLNIPPTDAARHHQPVFVSGDERDWQYPDSAEVHAQRTQSVAALPLVVNEQLYGVLTLSFNGPRRFDEMEQHFILTMTQLCAQALDRVQSREVVVQANERLAFLGQASTLLSSSLNLEDTLQRLGELTVETLADWCTVFLPDAVDDLKLRTAVHRDPQLVASLSQMLEAYPLDRAAPNGIYQVYRTGQSVLTASVSQAVIDALPDAKKREQLQNLALRSMLTVPLVAQGQTIGVMCLASSQADRAYTPEDLELAEDLAHRAAATIEHTRLYMAVVDSEARMSGIISTVSDAVITTGEDQRILVFNAAAEAMFHLPAVEALGQRMDRFISVRSRDQHAQLMQQFAEARTSSHGLPGGRITLQAMRVDGSEFPVEATISQVNVRGQQLFTAVFRDVSEQHQAEQALRESEARFRSTFNQAAIGIAHVSLEGRWMGVNDRLCDILRYTREELTELTFQNVTHPDDLDIDLTNVQRLLTGELRTYSLHKRYLRKDGTEVWVNLTGSLVRDAQGQPAYFIAAVEDISDIKQAEMSLRLARDELELRVEERTAQLQDLSIQLQTQVQELKSHNEESQVLSEMGEMLQSCLSAEEAQQVVAKYAAQLFPDVAGALYDFGPSRNVLEQVAAWNGASGSDTIFGPSDCWGLRRGRAFVSAQGEQGLRDLRCRHVHVLGPVLCVPLLAQGETIGLLHLSGQAPFTARHERLAQTTAEALASALVNLRLRETLKQQSIRDPLTGIFNRRYLEETFEREVRRAQRYGVPMGLIMLDVDHFKRVNDNYGHEVGDILLQTLGGLLKTNVRGEDVACRYGGEEFALLLPGADLQQTAARAEHIRQAVEDLKVNYQGHPIGMVTVSMGAAVYPQHGTHLAQLMRNADFALYAAKREGRNRVNLAQHA